In a genomic window of Muntiacus reevesi chromosome 1, mMunRee1.1, whole genome shotgun sequence:
- the LOC136161312 gene encoding olfactory receptor 6C2-like — HTITTFVLLGLTDDPRMKVLAFIFLFFTYMLSVAGNLTIISLTLTNGHLRTAMYLFLQNFSFLEISFTTACIPRFLYNISTGDKVITYTACAVQVFFTYLFGITEFFLLAAMSFDRYVAICKPLHYVTIMSNRVCHRLIISCWMAGLLIIIPPLSLGLNLEFCDSNVIDHFFCDATPLLKISCSDTWFIERMILVCAVLTFLMTLVCVVLSYTYIIMTTLRLSSSQQRKKAFSTCSSHIVVVSITYSSCIFIYIKPSSKKDMALNKGVSLLIFSISPIPGKLSIV, encoded by the coding sequence CACACAATAACAACATTCGTCCTGCTGGGACTGACTGATGACCCACGAATGAAAGTTCTagctttcatctttctttttttcacctaCATGTTGAGTGTAGCTGGGAACCTGACCATTATCTCCCTCACCCTCACGAATGGCCATCTCAGGACAGCCATGTACTTATTTCtccaaaatttctctttcttggaaaTCTCATTCACGACTGCCTGTATTCCCAGATTTCTGTACAACATATCAACTGGTGACAAGGTCATTACCTACACTGCTTGCGCTGTTCAAGTATTTTTTACTTACCTTTTTGGGATAACGGAATTTTTTCTTCTAGCCGCTATGTCctttgaccgctatgtggccatttgCAAACCCCTGCATTATGTGACCATCATGAGTAACAGAGTCTGCCACAGGCTTATCATCAGCTGCTGGATGGCTGGCTTGTTAATCATCATTCCCCCACTTAGCCTGGGCCTCAATCTGGAATTCTGTGACTCTAATGTCATTGATCATTTTTTCTGTGATGCCACTCCACTCCTAAAGATCTCATGCTCAGACACATGGTTCATAGAGAGAATGATTCTGGTGTGTGCTGTCTTGACTTTCCTCATGACTCTTGTGTGTGTGGTTCTGTCCTACACGTATATCATCATGACAACTCTAAGACTCTCTTCTtctcagcaaaggaaaaaagccttttcAACCTGTTCTTCCCACATAGTTGTAGTTTCCATCACTTACAGCAGCTGCATCTTCATCTATATCAAACCTTCATCCAAGAAAGACATGGCTCTTAATAAAGGAGtttctctgctcattttttctatttcaccCATACCTGGAAAATTATCAATagtttaa